One region of Purpureocillium takamizusanense chromosome 4, complete sequence genomic DNA includes:
- the FCF1 gene encoding rRNA-processing protein fcf1 (EggNog:ENOG503NUT4~BUSCO:EOG09264SET~COG:S): MGVAKKTRKFGQVKRLIGQRDARLKANKEKAELEAKNKAKKMADGELVRDAPQMPSNMFFQHNTALVPPYNVLVDTNFLSHTVQRKLSLLESMMDCLYAKCNPIITSCVMAELEKLGPKYRLALRVARDERWQRLQCDHKGVYADDCLVDRVSKNRIYIVGTNDKALKQRLRKIPGVPLMSVARGKYVIERLPGAPDS, from the exons ATGGGTGtggcgaagaagacgagaaAATTCGGACAG GTGAAGCGGTTAATCGGCCAGCGCGATGCCCGACTAAAGGCGAACAAGGAGAAggcggagctcgaggccaagaacaaggccaagaagatggCAGACGGCGAGCTCGTGCGTGATGCGCCGCAGATGCCGAGCAACATGTTCTTCCAGCACAACACGGCGCTCGTGCCGCCGTacaacgtcctcgtcgacacgAATTTCCTCTCGCACACGGTGCAGCGTAAGCTGTCGCTGCTCGAGTCCATGATGGACTGCCTGTACGCCAAGTGCAACCCCATCATCACATCGTGCGTCATGGCCGAGTTGGAGAAGCTGGGGCCAAAGTACCGCCTCGCGCTGCGGGTGGCCAGGGACgagcggtggcagcggcttcAGTGCGACCACAAGGGCGTCTACGCCGACGACTGTCTCGTGGACCGCGTCAGCAAGAACAGGATATACATCGTGGGGACCAACGACAAGGCGCTCAAGCAGCGGTTACGCAAGATCCCCGGCGTGCCGCTCATGAGCGTCGCGCGAGGGAAATACGTGATTGAGCGGTTGCCGGGGGCCCCGGACTCATAG
- a CDS encoding uncharacterized protein (EggNog:ENOG503P5S4~TransMembrane:2 (i27-45o57-76i)), which produces MKTHGSLQDEEANAAAWEAGKGALLGAAKWGAGAAILGAIGYVWSPIYRNTTVQFKVYLQMSGMVLGGMIEADWRLRQYEYQMRMQRRWLREKAKWERYEQEFSEKNDK; this is translated from the exons ATGAAGACCCACGGCTCCCTCCAGGACGAGGaagccaacgccgccgcgtggGAGGCTGGCAAaggcgcgctcctcggcgccgcgaaATGGGGAGCCGGCGCGGCCATCCTTGGGGCGATTGGCTACGTCTGGTCTCCCATATACCGCAACACGACGGTGCAGTTTAAAGT ATACCTGCAAATGTCCGGCATGGTTCTCGGCGGCATGATCGAGGCGGACTGGCGGCTGAGGCAGTACGAGTATCAGATGAGGATGCAGAGGAGGTGGCTCCGCGAAAAGGCCAAGTGGGAGCGCTACGAGCAAGAGTTCTCGGAAAAGAACGACAAGTAA
- a CDS encoding uncharacterized protein (TransMembrane:1 (n6-17c22/23o230-253i)~EggNog:ENOG503P4AI~SECRETED:SignalP(1-22~SECRETED:cutsite=IVT-LE~SECRETED:prob=0.4071)) has translation MMGRPSIFAIPLWLAFGRVIVTLEVTPGSHCATSCVDSPEGNPFKASDSTIKPKDVSCKDIDYSTTDAGIKFRKCLECLGTSTKVDKGESDLKWYIYNLRYTLTTCLFSEPEAPPNGTAGSACNIERACKPLKAPLTEGGVKPVPQDYLGFCTAHDGAFMGSNLAPCISCLQATSGEAYLSNFMTALEAGCKQDPAEGSILGISGSVFSTTAINITDPAAKSKGDDGNGLAPSAIAGIVIGVLLVFLAAIALFTVHWRREKTLDDWDRRYYGSSSCSPETYRSRSGGLIMSNAQRRYYTGNAFGDKVAPPYTDSGDYYDHLEAEMQASRLANGSDTRLCKQASSSALPAHHAYRGPLFSRVTGQTSQGSQVRPPSPPAPIHKPERTSTPDSFAVQQYINAAETSAQLATTSASQPPKQEPRVSRSALMPSIHLPSLPKLRIPKLRKTSGVKAPETFTPGGLHRGHEMHISQPVRQDEQRFHDRPLGGPAVTATQRPDIVQQDIIYYEGGDYREVPLRSGKSTLYGY, from the exons ATGATGGGGCGTCCGTCGATCTTCGCCATCCCCCTCTGGCTTGCCTTTGGGCGAGTCATCGTCACCCTCGAGGTGACTCCTGGCTCGCACTGCGCCACTTCTTGCGTCGACTCGCCAGAAGGAAACCCCTTCAAGGCTTCAGACTCGACAATCAAGCCCAAGGACGTCAGCTGCAAAGACATTGATTACTCTACTACCGACGCTGGCATCAAGTTCAGGAAGTGCCTAGAGTGCTTGGGCACCAGCACCAAAGTCGACAAAGGCGAATCCGACCTCAAGTGGTACATAT ACAATTTACGATACACCCTTACTACGTGTCTCTTCTCCGAGCCCGAGGCACCACCAAATGGCACTGCCGGTTCCGCGTGCAACATCGAACGGGCATGCAAGCCGTTAAAGGCTCCCTTGACGGAGGGCGGAGTGAAGCCAGTGCCTCAAGATTACCTGGGGTTCTGCACCGCTCACGACGGGGCTTTCATGGGCTCGAATCTCGCTCCCTGTATCAGCTGTCTCCAAGCAACGAGTGGGGAGGCCTATCTCTCCAACT TCATGACAGCGCTCGAAGCTGGATGCAAGCAGGATCCCGCAGAGGGCAGTATCTTAGGCATTAGCGGCAGTGTCTTCTCAACCACCGCCATAAACATCACCGACCCTGCTGCCAAGagcaagggcgacgacggcaacggtTTGGCCCCGAgtgccatcgccggcatcgttATTGGCGTGCTTCTCGTGTTTCTAGCCGCGATCGCGCTGTTCACGGTTCACTGGCGCCGGGAAAAGACCCTGGATGACTGGGACCGGAGGTACTACGGGAGCAGCTCTTGCTCTCCAGAGACCTACAGGTCGCGAAGCGGCGGTCTCATCATGTCCAACGCACAGCGGCGATACTATACCGGTAACGCGTTCGGCGACaaggtggcgccgccgtacACGGACTCGGGGGATTACTACGACCACTTGGAAGCCGAAATGCAGGCGTCTCGGCTGGCCAACGGCTCTGACACTCGCCTCTGCAAACAagcctcctcgagcgccctGCCGGCGCACCACGCATATAGGGGTCCGCTCTTTTCACGGGTCACCGGGCAGACGAGTCAAGGCAGCCAGGTCCGtcctccgtcgcctccgGCACCTATCCACAAGCCGGAGAGGACAAGTACACCAGACTCTTTTGCCGTGCAGCAGTACATCAACGCAGCTGAGACCTCTGCCCAGCTGGCAACTACATCTGCTTCCCAGCCTCCGAAACAGGAACCGCGTGTCAGTCGATCCGCCTTGATGCCTTCGATCCACCTACCGTCTCTCCCGAAGCTGCGCATACCCAAACTACGCAAGACCTCCGGTGTGAAGGCTCCTGAGACGTTCACACCGGGCGGGCTGCACCGCGGTCATGAAATGCACATCTCGCAGCCAGTACGGCAAGACGAACAACGCTTTCACGATAGACCGCTCGGCGGACcggccgtcaccgccacccAGCGGCCTGATATTGTGCAGCAAGATATCATATACTACGAGGGGGGCGATTATCGTGAAGTTCCTTTGCGGAGCGGCAAGAGTACGCTCTACGGATATTGA
- the RFC4 gene encoding replication factor C subunit 4 (COG:L~EggNog:ENOG503NUUJ), which translates to MPAAKAEAKGESSTAASKAALAASSNGSTNYELPWVEKYRPVFLDDVVGNTETIERLKIIAREGNMPHVIISGMPGIGKTTSVLCLARQLLGESYKEAVLELNASDERGIDVVRNRIKGFAQKKVTLPAGRHKLVILDEADSMTSGAQQALRRTMEIYSNTTRFAFACNQSNKIIEPLQSRCAILRYAKLTDAQVVKRLMQIIEAEKVEYSDDGLAALVFSAEGDMRQAINNLQSTYAGFGLVSGDNVFKVVDSPHPIKVQAMLKACYEGNVDSALDTLRELWDLGYSSHDIISTMFKVTKTIPTLSEHSKLEFIKEIGFAHMKILEGVQTLLQLSGCVARLCKINMDPKKFVVPTK; encoded by the exons atgccCGCAGCCAAGGCCGAAGCAAAGGGCGAGTCCTCAACGGCCGCCTCCAAGGCAGCGCTCGCTGCCTCGTCTAATGGCTCAACCAACTATGAGCTGCCATG GGTCGAAAAGTACCGGCCCGTTTTCCTCGACGATGTGGTCGGCAACACAGAGACGATTGAGCGGTTAAAAATTATCGCAAGGGAAGGCAACATGCCGCACGTCATCATCTCGGGCATGCCCGGCATCGGCAAGACGACCAGTGTCCTGTGTCTGGCGCGACAGCTGCTGGGAGAGTCGTACAAGGAGGCCGTGCTGGAGCTCAACGCCAGTGACGAGCGAG GCATTGATGTCGTTCGGAATCGAATCAAGGGTTTCGCGCAGAAAAAGGTTACCCTACCCGCTGGCCGGCATAAGCTCGTCATCCTTGATGAAGCCGACAGCATGACGTcgggcgcgcagcaggcgctgcgAAGAACAATGGAAATATACTCCAACACGACTAGATTCGCGTTCGCCTGCAACCAGTCCAACAAGATCATCGAGCCGCTGCAATCGCGATGCGCTATCCTCCGATACGCGAAGCTCACAGACGCGCAGGTCGTCAAGCGGCTGATGCAGATCATCGAGGCCGAAAAGGTCGAGtacagcgacgacggcctggctgCCCTTGTCTTTAGTGCCGAGGGTGACATGCGGCAGGCCATCAACAACCTGCAGTCAACGTACGCGGGGttcggcctcgtctccgGGGACAACGTCTTCAAGGTGGTGGACTCGCCGCACCCGATCAAAGTGCAGGCCATGCTCAAGGCGTGCTACGAGGGCAACGTGGACTCGGCACTGGACACGCTGCGCGAGCTGTGGGACCTCGGCTACTCGAGCCACGACATCATCAGCACCATGTTCAAGGTGACCAAGACGATCCCCACGCTGAGCGAGCACTCGAAGCTCGAGTTTATCAAGGAGATTGGCTTCGCGCATATGAAGATTCTCGAAGGCGTTCAGACGCTCCTTCAGCTGAGCGGATGCGTTGCCAGGCTGTGCAAGATCAACATGGACCCAAAAAAGTTTGTCGTGCCGACAAAATGA
- a CDS encoding uncharacterized protein (TransMembrane:4 (o20-42i54-78o98-131i143-166o)~EggNog:ENOG503P22D~COG:S), translated as MADLSLESYWQLPPLSRTLATATFALSLAIHTGLLPGWWFVWAPRFLWMFPPQIWRFATAFLITGPKLGLLFDTYFLYSYLSQLEVGHPRFPRKEDLIWYLMFVGGSIMTINYLTGFGFVAFLQALIVAICYTVTQDQRGMKVSYMFITIPAQLMPYAMILINLLFPGGVMNMLLQAQGLVAGHLFEFLTRVWPEYGGGSNLIPTPAVLSTIVQATGSIQGRVTGGGGARPSDQASGRTTGASRGPLPDSWRTRGPGQRLG; from the exons ATGGCGGACCTGTCTCTGGAGAGCTACTGGCAGCTCCCGCCTCTGTCCAG GACACTGGCGACTGCCACATTTGCCTTATCCCTTGCCATCCACACCGGTCTCCTCCCCGGCTGGTGGTTTGTCTGGGCCCCACGCTTCCTGTGGATGTTTCCGCCCCAGATATGGCGGTTCGCAACCGCGTTCCTGATCACCGGACCCAAACTCGGCCTGCTCTTTGACACATACTTTCTCTACTCGTACTTGAGCCAGCTGGAGGTTGGCCACCCGCGATTTCCCCGCAAGGAGGATCTCATCTGGTATTTGATGTTTGTCGGCGGAAGTATCATG ACCATCAACTACCTGACCGGCTTCGGCTTCGTTGCCTTCCTCCAGGCCCTCATAGTGGCCATCTGCTACACCGTGACCCAGGATCAGCGCGGCATGAAAGTCAGCTACATGTTCATCACCATTCCTGCCCAGCTCATGCCCTACGCCATGATCCTGATCAACCTGCTCTTTCCCGGCGGTGTCATGAACATGCTCCTGCAGGCTCaggggctcgtcgccgggcaCTTGTTCGAGTTCCTCACTCGGGTTTGGCCCgagtacggcggcggcagcaacctCATTCCGACCCCCGCGGTGCTGTCGACGATTGTCCAGGCCACCGGATCGATTCAGGGAAGAGTCacaggtggtggtggtgctcgccCGAGCGACCAGGCGTCTGGCCGCACCACGGGCGCTTCAAGGGGTCCGCTGCCCGACTCATGGCGGACGCGGGGCCCAGGTCAGCGCCTGGGCTGA